In a single window of the Flavobacterium ammoniigenes genome:
- a CDS encoding phytanoyl-CoA dioxygenase family protein: protein MDTKNKTMTPTMTPTMATNAHADIPGNPSVAKSSVHKLNDRSNGKPLRLLTEEQWNFWITNGYIVIKNAVPKENAERLANFIWEFEEKDPNDSSTWYVPPRAEMQMKELTNSGMVELYNHQYQWDNRQMQKVYDAFADVWGTEKLWVTIDRANLNFPVRPDHEFKGFIHWDYDPETKPQNVQGVLALVDTTDENMGGFQCIPELFRTYDTWKLTQPEDRHRFQPDTTVFKDQFVKVKMEAGDLLIFNSLLPHGIRPNLTKDKVRVAQYISMMPAEEDNEELKAWRINSWKNRIAPEGFAFPGDPRKWEITKHKTAELSDLGKRLLGLEKW, encoded by the coding sequence ATGGATACTAAAAATAAAACTATGACTCCGACAATGACGCCAACAATGGCGACTAACGCACACGCAGATATCCCTGGAAATCCATCAGTGGCAAAATCTAGTGTACACAAATTAAATGACCGTTCTAACGGAAAACCACTTCGTTTATTAACCGAAGAGCAATGGAATTTCTGGATTACCAATGGTTATATTGTTATCAAAAATGCTGTACCCAAAGAAAATGCTGAACGATTGGCTAATTTCATTTGGGAATTTGAAGAAAAAGATCCAAACGATTCATCCACTTGGTATGTACCACCAAGAGCAGAAATGCAAATGAAAGAGCTAACTAATAGTGGAATGGTAGAATTGTACAATCACCAATACCAATGGGACAACCGTCAAATGCAAAAAGTATATGATGCCTTTGCAGATGTTTGGGGGACAGAAAAGCTATGGGTTACTATTGATAGAGCCAATTTAAATTTTCCTGTGCGTCCCGATCATGAGTTTAAAGGATTCATCCATTGGGATTACGACCCTGAAACCAAACCGCAAAACGTACAAGGAGTTTTGGCTTTAGTCGATACTACCGATGAAAACATGGGAGGTTTTCAATGTATACCAGAATTATTTCGCACTTATGATACATGGAAATTAACCCAACCAGAAGATAGACACCGATTCCAACCCGATACGACAGTATTTAAAGATCAATTTGTTAAAGTTAAAATGGAGGCTGGTGATTTACTAATCTTTAATAGTTTACTACCACATGGAATTCGTCCTAATTTGACCAAAGACAAAGTGCGTGTAGCTCAATACATTTCGATGATGCCTGCGGAAGAAGATAATGAAGAACTAAAAGCATGGCGTATTAATTCGTGGAAAAACCGTATTGCACCTGAAGGATTTGCTTTTCCTGGAGATCCAAGAAAATGGGAAATTACCAAACATAAAACAGCTGAATTAAGTGATTTGGGTAAACGACTTTTAGGTTTAGAGAAATGGTAA
- a CDS encoding AraC family transcriptional regulator — MKIVFEDIKRLAGSSFRILVNPKLNDFYYWHFHPEFELTFIEASQGSRRVGNHVGQFEGSDLVFIGSNIPHLNFDYGIRTEYEKVVLQINADFFKNDFASTPELKAIHQLFENSKKVICFHGNTKSTIGKQLKAIHLLPHFEQFIAVLSLFQSLATSQEMTFLHEKPFENFYNNKEQSRLKIVYKFIESNYQRTISIDEMAQLTHLSKAAFCRYFKKMTRLTFIEFLNQYRIEQAKLLLKEDKNVTETCYECGFESLSYFNRIFKKVVGENPLEFKKK, encoded by the coding sequence ATGAAAATTGTTTTTGAAGATATCAAACGTTTAGCAGGAAGTTCCTTCCGAATTTTAGTCAATCCAAAATTGAATGATTTTTATTATTGGCATTTTCATCCTGAATTCGAACTGACTTTTATTGAAGCCTCTCAAGGAAGTAGACGTGTTGGGAATCATGTGGGACAATTTGAAGGAAGTGATTTGGTTTTTATAGGTTCTAATATCCCCCATTTGAATTTTGATTATGGGATTAGAACCGAATATGAAAAAGTAGTATTACAAATCAACGCTGACTTTTTTAAAAATGATTTTGCTTCCACCCCAGAATTGAAAGCGATTCACCAATTATTTGAAAATTCAAAAAAAGTAATTTGTTTTCACGGAAACACGAAATCGACTATTGGGAAACAACTTAAAGCAATTCATCTATTACCACATTTTGAACAATTTATTGCTGTTTTGTCTTTGTTTCAATCTTTGGCTACATCCCAAGAAATGACGTTTTTACACGAAAAGCCTTTTGAAAACTTTTATAATAACAAGGAACAGTCCCGTCTCAAAATAGTCTATAAATTCATTGAAAGTAATTACCAACGAACCATTAGTATTGATGAAATGGCTCAACTAACCCACCTATCCAAAGCCGCTTTTTGTAGGTATTTCAAAAAAATGACTCGATTGACTTTTATTGAATTCTTAAATCAATATCGTATTGAACAAGCTAAACTACTTTTAAAAGAAGATAAGAACGTAACTGAAACCTGCTATGAATGTGGTTTTGAAAGTCTGTCCTATTTCAATCGTATTTTCAAAAAAGTAGTAGGTGAAAATCCGTTAGAATTTAAGAAAAAATAA
- a CDS encoding M1 family metallopeptidase codes for MNIKTIYLFLIVLISNIVLAQNFTRQDSLRGSITKERSWWDLKKYHLDIKVNPADSTITGSNTIDYQVLDQYNVMQIDLQEPMQITKILQDGINLKFQRDGNVFHVFLAANQIKGDNKKLVVFYSGKPKIAVNPPWDGGITWKKDENGKPFIASSCQGLGASVWWPNKDHMYDEAESMLISVNVPKGLMDISNGRLISTKPLKDNTTTYTWQVTNPINNYGVNINIGDYAAFSEKFKGEKGELDCQYYVLRNNLAKAKKQFQDVPKMLKAFEHWFGPYPFYEDSYKLVEVPYLGMEHQSSVTYGNGFANGYRGRDLSGTGWGLKFDFIIIHESGHEWFANNITYKDIADMWIHESFTNYSESLFVEYYYGKDAGAAYVRGTRKNIQNDIPIIGQYNVNNEGSGDMYYKGGNMLHTIRQIINNDEKWRQILRGLNSTFYHQTVTTNQIENYISKQAGVDFSPVFNQYLRDTRIPTLEYYFKEKQLVYRWINCLEGFTMPVQIALNGKNKIIQPSNEWKSIMIDTTNPKLTIDMNYYVAGLNSTE; via the coding sequence ATGAACATAAAAACAATTTACCTCTTTCTGATTGTATTAATTTCCAATATCGTATTGGCACAAAATTTTACCAGACAAGACAGTTTACGCGGAAGTATTACTAAAGAAAGAAGTTGGTGGGATTTGAAAAAATACCATTTGGATATCAAAGTCAATCCAGCTGACAGCACCATTACAGGTTCAAATACCATTGATTATCAAGTTTTAGATCAATACAATGTGATGCAAATTGATTTGCAAGAACCGATGCAAATTACCAAAATTCTACAGGATGGGATTAATCTAAAATTTCAAAGAGATGGGAATGTATTTCATGTGTTTTTGGCAGCCAATCAAATCAAAGGAGACAATAAAAAGCTAGTTGTATTTTATAGCGGAAAACCCAAAATAGCGGTCAATCCACCTTGGGATGGAGGTATCACTTGGAAAAAAGATGAAAACGGAAAACCTTTTATAGCTTCTTCGTGTCAGGGTTTAGGTGCTAGTGTTTGGTGGCCCAACAAAGATCATATGTATGACGAAGCCGAATCCATGCTAATCAGTGTCAATGTTCCCAAAGGACTAATGGATATTTCCAATGGTCGTTTGATAAGTACTAAACCATTAAAAGACAATACAACAACCTATACTTGGCAAGTCACCAATCCGATCAATAATTATGGAGTTAACATTAATATAGGTGATTATGCAGCTTTTTCAGAAAAGTTCAAAGGTGAAAAAGGCGAATTGGATTGTCAGTATTATGTGTTGCGCAATAATTTGGCGAAAGCCAAAAAACAATTTCAAGACGTACCAAAAATGCTAAAAGCATTTGAGCATTGGTTTGGTCCATATCCCTTTTATGAAGACAGTTATAAATTAGTTGAAGTGCCTTATTTAGGGATGGAGCATCAAAGTAGCGTAACCTATGGAAATGGTTTTGCAAATGGCTATCGCGGACGTGATTTAAGCGGAACCGGTTGGGGGCTAAAATTTGATTTTATCATTATTCATGAGTCTGGTCATGAGTGGTTTGCCAATAATATCACTTATAAAGATATTGCCGACATGTGGATTCATGAAAGTTTTACTAATTATTCGGAAAGTTTATTTGTAGAGTATTATTATGGTAAAGATGCTGGAGCAGCTTATGTTAGAGGCACTCGTAAAAATATTCAGAATGATATTCCTATTATAGGCCAATATAATGTGAATAATGAAGGTTCGGGCGATATGTATTACAAAGGGGGAAATATGTTGCATACCATTCGACAAATTATAAATAATGACGAAAAATGGAGACAAATTTTAAGAGGTTTGAACAGTACTTTTTACCATCAAACGGTGACTACAAATCAAATTGAAAACTACATTAGCAAACAGGCTGGTGTTGATTTTTCTCCGGTTTTCAACCAATATTTAAGAGATACTCGCATACCTACTTTAGAATATTATTTCAAAGAAAAACAATTAGTCTATCGTTGGATCAATTGTCTAGAAGGATTTACTATGCCAGTTCAAATTGCATTGAATGGTAAAAATAAAATCATTCAGCCGTCAAACGAATGGAAATCAATCATGATAGATACTACTAATCCAAAGCTAACGATTGATATGAATTATTATGTTGCAGGTTTGAATAGTACAGAGTAA
- a CDS encoding alkaline phosphatase D family protein produces MMSILPKFSKPLGIVFSLIAIASYSQNKTYSIAFGSCDNQRLKNELWKSIDDNHPVAWIWGGDDVYSDTEDMKELKDNYAIQKKDSDYLQFISNKQILGTWDDHDYGLNDGGEEYPFKRESQQLLFDFLGTPNDAPERFRDGVYNSKVIDIVGNKVKIIILDTRFFRTAVTKSVNSKKRLQPNPYGQGTILGEAQWKWLEEELTSSDAQFNVIVSSIQLLSDKHGFECWGNFPHEIDKLEKLVATSKAKGTFVISGDRHIATFSSKKVTNLNYPLIDFTSSGLTHVYSSFSGEENPYQIGKVVAEKNFGLLQFDFTNNRVIMQIRGLENKLLGEHIQQY; encoded by the coding sequence ATGATGTCGATACTTCCTAAATTCTCGAAACCATTAGGTATAGTTTTCTCCTTAATTGCGATTGCCTCTTATTCTCAAAACAAAACCTATTCTATAGCTTTTGGCTCGTGTGACAATCAACGACTCAAAAACGAATTATGGAAATCGATCGATGACAATCATCCAGTGGCTTGGATTTGGGGTGGCGATGATGTCTATTCCGATACCGAAGATATGAAGGAGCTTAAAGATAACTATGCGATTCAAAAAAAAGATAGCGATTATTTACAATTCATTTCCAACAAACAAATTCTAGGAACCTGGGACGATCATGATTACGGATTGAATGATGGGGGAGAAGAATACCCATTTAAAAGAGAGAGCCAACAATTATTATTCGATTTTTTAGGAACTCCTAATGATGCTCCGGAGCGTTTTAGAGACGGAGTTTATAATTCAAAAGTAATTGATATCGTAGGGAATAAAGTAAAAATTATCATTTTAGACACTCGCTTTTTTAGAACAGCTGTTACCAAATCAGTCAATTCCAAAAAACGTTTACAGCCCAATCCGTATGGTCAAGGTACCATTTTAGGTGAAGCCCAATGGAAATGGTTGGAAGAAGAATTAACTTCTTCAGATGCACAATTCAATGTAATTGTGAGTAGTATTCAATTGTTGTCTGACAAACATGGCTTCGAATGTTGGGGTAATTTTCCGCATGAGATTGACAAACTAGAAAAGCTTGTTGCAACTTCAAAAGCCAAAGGCACTTTCGTTATTTCGGGTGACCGACATATTGCAACTTTTTCATCTAAGAAGGTCACAAACTTAAACTATCCATTAATTGATTTTACTTCAAGTGGATTGACTCATGTCTATTCTAGTTTCTCGGGTGAGGAAAATCCGTATCAAATCGGGAAAGTAGTAGCTGAGAAAAACTTTGGCTTATTGCAATTCGATTTTACTAATAATCGTGTCATTATGCAAATTCGCGGACTAGAAAACAAACTATTAGGCGAACATATTCAGCAATATTAA
- the hisIE gene encoding bifunctional phosphoribosyl-AMP cyclohydrolase/phosphoribosyl-ATP diphosphatase HisIE has product MNIDFSKSAHGLIPAIIQDSETKAVLMLGYMNEEAFAKTQATQKVTFYSRSKQRLWTKGEESGNFLNLVSIKNDCDNDSLLIQVRPVGPTCHNGTDTCWAEENQPNYGFISTLEQTIKTRRDNADAEKSYVASLFEKGINKIAQKVGEEAVEVVIEAKDDNDDLFLSESADLLFHYLILLQAKGFQMNDVIEVLKTRQK; this is encoded by the coding sequence ATGAACATCGATTTTTCAAAAAGTGCCCACGGATTAATTCCGGCCATTATTCAAGATAGCGAAACCAAAGCTGTTTTAATGCTAGGCTATATGAACGAAGAGGCATTTGCCAAAACACAAGCAACTCAAAAAGTAACTTTTTATAGTCGCTCCAAGCAACGCCTTTGGACTAAAGGAGAAGAGAGTGGTAATTTTTTGAATTTGGTAAGTATTAAGAACGATTGTGATAACGATAGCTTATTAATTCAAGTACGACCTGTAGGTCCAACTTGTCATAATGGAACCGATACCTGTTGGGCCGAAGAGAATCAGCCGAATTATGGTTTTATTTCGACTTTGGAACAAACGATTAAAACCCGTCGTGACAATGCGGATGCTGAAAAAAGTTATGTAGCCTCCTTATTTGAAAAAGGAATTAATAAAATTGCTCAAAAGGTTGGAGAGGAAGCGGTTGAAGTAGTTATAGAAGCCAAAGACGATAACGATGATTTGTTTTTAAGCGAAAGCGCCGATTTACTTTTTCACTACTTGATCTTATTGCAAGCCAAAGGTTTTCAAATGAATGATGTGATTGAAGTATTAAAGACGAGACAGAAATAG